From Passer domesticus isolate bPasDom1 chromosome 20, bPasDom1.hap1, whole genome shotgun sequence, one genomic window encodes:
- the LOC135284063 gene encoding cytochrome b-245 chaperone 1 isoform X1, with translation MYMLVEKRTNSHLHLKRSPGIRSWSLCVGIASIGLAAAYYSADSLAWKLFYMAGCFFVAAQNLEQWEEAVFDKNKGTICLKTFNLYKKILTLSKGGNEQVVAVLSEVRDVNVEEEAVRYFGKGHLVVLRFVTGFSHPLTQSAVLGCRSDVEAVAKLITNFLELDRVETPQDFSQSSETEASDADEPTG, from the exons ATGTACATGTTGGTTGAAAAACGCACAAATTCCCATCTTCACCTGAAGAGGTCACCTGGCATCCGATCCTGGTCTCTCTGTGTTG GAATAGCCTCCATAGGTTTGGCTGCTGCTTATTATAGTGCAG ACAGCTTGGCATGGAAGCTCTTCTACATGGCTGGGTGTTTCTTTGTGGCAGCCCAGAATCTGGAGCAGTGGGAG GAAGCTGTATTTGATAAAAACAAGGGAACAATCTGCCTAAAAACATTCAACCTCTACAAAAAAATACTGACCTTGTCAAAAGGAGGCAATGAACAAG TGGTGGCCGTGCTGAGCGAGGTCCGCGATGTGAACGTGGAGGAGGAGGCCGTGCGCTACTTCGGGAAGGGACACCTGGTTGTGCTGCGCTTCGTCACCGGCTTCTCGCACCCGCTCACCCAGAGCgccgtgctgggctgcaggag TGATGTGGAAGCAGTTGCCAAACTCATTACAAATTTTCTGGAACTGGACAGAGTAGAGACCCCACAAGATTTCTCCCAGAGCAGCGAAACAGAGGCGAGTGATGCAGATGAACCCACAGGTTAA
- the LOC135284063 gene encoding cytochrome b-245 chaperone 1 isoform X2: protein MYMLVEKRTNSHLHLKRSPGIRSWSLCVGIASIGLAAAYYSADSLAWKLFYMAGCFFVAAQNLEQWEEAVFDKNKGTICLKTFNLYKKILTLSKGGNEQVVAVLSEVRDVNVEEEAVRYFGKGHLVVLRFVTGFSHPLTQSAVLGCRSDVEAVAKLITNFLELDRVETPQDFSQSSETEDVSRG, encoded by the exons ATGTACATGTTGGTTGAAAAACGCACAAATTCCCATCTTCACCTGAAGAGGTCACCTGGCATCCGATCCTGGTCTCTCTGTGTTG GAATAGCCTCCATAGGTTTGGCTGCTGCTTATTATAGTGCAG ACAGCTTGGCATGGAAGCTCTTCTACATGGCTGGGTGTTTCTTTGTGGCAGCCCAGAATCTGGAGCAGTGGGAG GAAGCTGTATTTGATAAAAACAAGGGAACAATCTGCCTAAAAACATTCAACCTCTACAAAAAAATACTGACCTTGTCAAAAGGAGGCAATGAACAAG TGGTGGCCGTGCTGAGCGAGGTCCGCGATGTGAACGTGGAGGAGGAGGCCGTGCGCTACTTCGGGAAGGGACACCTGGTTGTGCTGCGCTTCGTCACCGGCTTCTCGCACCCGCTCACCCAGAGCgccgtgctgggctgcaggag TGATGTGGAAGCAGTTGCCAAACTCATTACAAATTTTCTGGAACTGGACAGAGTAGAGACCCCACAAGATTTCTCCCAGAGCAGCGAAACAGAG